Genomic window (Allostreptomyces psammosilenae):
CGCGGCGGCGAACTCGCCGAGGCCTTCGCCTCGTTGGACGTCTTCGTGCACACCGGGGCGGACGAGACCTTCTGCCTGACCGTGCAGGAGGCGCTGGCCAGCGGCGTCCCGGTGGTCGCCCCGGCCTGCGGCGGCCCGCTCGACCTGGTGCGCCACCGGGTCTCCGGACTGCTCTACCCGCCGGACGACACCGAGGCCCTGCGGCGGGCGGTGACCACCCTGGCCGGCTCCCCCGAACTGCGCCAGACCATGGGTGCGGCCGGACACCGCTCGGTGCAGAGCTGCACCTGGCAGGCGGTCGGCGACCAGCTCCCCGGGCACTACCGGACCGCCATGGAGACCGCCGCGGCCGGGAACCGCCGGCCGCGCCCGCGGGGCGCCCGCCGCCGCTCCGCACGGCTGTGGAACCGGCTGGTCTCCACCCCCCGCATCCGCCGCTGACCCGCCCGGCGCGCCCACCGCCCGGCGCGCCCGTCCGGGAACCCCGACGGAACCCCCACGGCAGCCCCACGGACCCCACAGCACCACCCACGCCGGCGCCCGGCCCCGCACCTCGCGGGAGCCGGGCGCCGGCGCGTGCCCGCCCCCAGCGCCGCCCGTCCCGCCCCGGGCGGGTCCCGTCCGCACCCGGGGCAGCGACCCCTTGACGGAACGTGAGGGCTCCTCATAGGGTCGGTGTTATTCAAGGACCTTTATTAAATGAGGTCGCATAACACACCACGATCGCTCGTCGCGCAGCGGTGCCGGACCAGCCGGCCCGGCGCCCCCGTGCGGCGCGCGCATCCCGTCCGGCCGCGATCCCGCGGCCCGGGCCGCCGCCGTCCGATCGGAGAACAACGTGGGGACACAGCAGGTCCATCCGATCCAGGAGCCCAAGTACTGGCGTCTGCGGACCGTGCTCGGCCGCGCCCTCGACTCCGAGTTCGCCGTCGGCGAGGTCCTGCCGAACGAACGGGACCTCGCGGCGCGCTTCGGCGTCGCCCGGGCGACCCTCCGCCAGGCCCTCGACCAGCTCGAACTCGAAGGGCGGCTGCACCGGCGGCGCGGCATCGGCACACTCGTGGCCGGCTCGCGGGTCGGCGTCCCGGTCGGCGGCGGCGAGGGCCAGGAACCCGCGCCGCACGACACCTGGCACGTCGTCGACCACGCCGACACCACCCCGCCGGTCAAGGTGCTGCGGGCCCTCGCGCTCACCGACAAGGCCCCCGTGCACCGGGTGCTGCGCGCCCGCCGCACCCGCGGCCAGGTCGTCGGCACCGAGTACCTGTACGTCCCCGCCGACCTCCTCCCCGACCTCGACGCCACCCCGGCCGGCGCGCAGCGCGCCCGCGCCGTGCTCCACGCCTTCTGGGAACTGGACGCCGAGGAGGCCTCCCGCTCCGTCGAACTCGGCGTCGCCGAACCCGACGTCGCCCAGGTGATGGAGAACCCGCCCGGCACGCCCGTCCTCGTGGTCACCACCTGGTACCGGCTGCGCGGCCGGGTGGCGGCCCTGTCCGTCGGCACCTACCGCGCCGACACCTGCCGGCTCACCTTCGGCGAGGCCGAACCCGTCCCACTGGCATCCTGAACCCCCGCCCTGTCCTCCGCGCCCCACAACCCCCCGCCGCCACAGCCCCGCCCCGCCGCCCCCTCCGGCCCGCCACCGGCCACCGCAGGGGCCCGCGACCGCGACCCACCCCCGGAAGGCCGATCCAGTGACACAGCTCACCGGCCGGGACCCCTCCCTGCTGCGCCGCATCAACTCGGCGGTCACCCTCCACGCGCTGCGCGGCGCCGACGCCCTGACGCTCACCCAGCTCATGGAGGACACCGGGCTGTCCCGCCCGACGGTGGAGGGCGTCGTGGAGGGGCTGACCCGGCAGGGACTCGTCGCCGAGGTCGACCCGGACGCCGGCGCGCCACGCCGCGGCAGGCCCGCCCGCCGCTACCGGTTCCGCGCCGAGGCCGGCCACCTCCTCGGCCTGGAGGTCGGCGTCCGGGCGGTCCGCGGCGTCCTCGCCGACCTCGGCGGAACCGTCGTCGGCACCCTGCGCCGCGACGTCCACCAGGAGACGGCGGCCGACGAGCGCCTCGGCGCCGTCCGCGCCCTCGTCGCCGACCTGCTCCGCCGCAGCGGGGTGCCCCGCGGCAACCTGCGCGCCGTCGGCCTCGGCACCCCAGGCATCATCGGCGCCGACGGCGCCGTCGAACTGTGCGCGGCGGTGCCGGGCTGGACCGGGCTGGACCTCGGCGCCCGGCTGCGCCGCTCCTTCCGCTGCCCCGTGCTGGTCGAGAACGACGCCAACCTCGCCGCCATCGGCGAGCACTGGAAGGGCGCCGCGGTCGGCGCGGACAGCATGGTGTTCGTGCTGGCCGGCCTCAGCCCCGGTGCCGGCTCGCTGATCAACGGGCGGCTGCACCGCGGCTTCGGCGGCGCGGCCGGGGAGATCGGCGCCCTGCACCTGCTCGGCCGGCAGGCCGACCCCGAGCACCTGCTGTCCACCACCGACACCCCCCTGCGGCCGCTCGACGAGCAGGCCGTGGCCGGGGTGCTGCGCCGCGCCGCCGAGGGCGACGCGGAGGCCAGCGAGGCGCTGGACCGCTTCGTGGAACGCCTCTCCCACGACGTCGCGGCACTCGTGCTGGCGATCGACCCCGAAGTGGTGGTCATCGGCGGCTGGGCCACCGGGCTGGACGGCCTGCTGGAGCCGCTGCGGGCCCGACTGGCCGGCCACTGCCTGCGCGCGCCCCGGGTGGCGCTCACCGAGCTGGGCGAGGAGGCGGTCGCCCTGGGAGCGCTGCGCACCGCCCTGGACCACGTCGAGCGGGAACTCTTCGCCGTCGACCGCTGACCCGGGCCCGGCCCGCCGTGCGGCGCGCCGCCGGCACGCCCCCGTGAAGGTGCGAGGCGGCTCCGACCGGGTGATAGTGGAGCCGAGGAGCGGTCGTCGAGGACGTGAGACCGCACGACGCCCGGCCCGTCTCCGCGATCGGCCACTCCACCGGGAGTGGGCGGGGCGGCACGGTGACGCCGGCCCGGGTCCGCGTCCGGCGCCGAGGAACGGGGGCGGAATCCGGAAGGGGCAGCGTCGCGATGTCTTCCGACAGCACTCCCAGCAGGTACGCGTACCGGCGCGGCGGCCAGGGGCCGCCCGCCGATCGGCCCACCGTCTTCGCCCCGGGCGAGGACAACACGGTGCCCGGCGAGGTTCTCGTCGAGATGACGCCGGAGGCGGCCCGCGGGGTGTCCGCGGCCGTCCCGCTCACCCCGACCAGGGGAGCCGCGGCCACGGTCGACCGCCTGGGGGTGGCCCCCCTCGACGAAGTGCTCGGGGAGATCGGGATCCGGTCCGTGGTGCGGCTCGACAGCCCGGCGCCGCCCACCCCCCGCGGCCTGAAGGCGTTCGTGGAGCCCGCCGCCGTTGGCGCCTCCTACCGCCTCCGGTTCGAGGAGGACCTGGACGTGCACGCGGTCGCCGACCGCCTCTCCGCCCTGGACGAGGTGGCCGTCGCCGAGCCCAACCGCTGGCGGGAGGCCCTGGTCGTCCCCGACGATCCGGAGTTCGCCCGGCAGTGGGGCCTGGTCAAGCTCAACTGCCCCGACGCCTGGGAGGTGACCACGGGCCACCCGCGCGTGGTCGTCGCCGTGATCGACACCGGCGTGGACCTGGACCACCCGGAGCTGGCGCCGCTGCTGACGCAGGGACAGGACCTCGTCGACCTCGGCCCCCAGCCGGTGGTCGAACCCGGCTGGGTGGTCGAGGGCGACTACCTGGGCGTGGACGCCGACCCCCAGGACGAGGTGGGCCACGGCACGCACGTCGCCGGCACCATCGCCTGCCGCAGCAACGAGGGCTCCGGTGTCGCCGGCGTCACCTGGAACTGCACCCTCATGCCGGTCCGGGTGCTGGCCCGCCTGCGGCGGCTGAGCGACGGACGGGTCAGCGGCAGCGGCAGCGCCGCCGACATCGCGGCCGGCATCCGCTGGGCGGTCGACCACGGAGCCCGCGTCCTCAACCTCAGCCTGGGCGGCTACGTCGACACCAGCGTGGAGCGCAACGCCATCGCCTACGCGACCGGCCGGGGCGCCGTCGTGGTGGCGGCCATGGGCAACGACGGCGCCGACACGCCGAACTACCCGGCCGCCTACCCCGGGGTGGTCGCCGTGGGCGCCCTCACCGAGACGGACGCCCGCGCCGGCTTCTCCAACACCGGCCCGCACATCGACCTCGCCGCGCCCGGCGTCAAGGTGCTGAGCACCCACTGGGACAACACCCACGCCAGCAAGAGCGGCACCTCCATGGCCGCCCCGCACGTCGCCGGCGTGGCGGCGCTGCTGATGTCCGCCAACCCCGGCCTGCCCGCCGACGAGGTCGGCGACATCCTGCGCAGCACCGCCCGGCCGCTGCGCGACGACCCGGCCGACCCCGTGCCCAATGACGCCTACGGGTACGGCCTGGTCGACGCCCGGGCCGCCCTGGGCCGGGCCCGTCCGACCGGGCCGGCGCGGCGCCCGGTGACCACGGCCGTGCTCGGCGCGGCGGCCAGGGGAGTGCCCAGCGGCGTCTGCACCCGCCCGCAGCTCGATCCGCTGTGCGAACCAGGACTGAGCCACGCCACGTGCCCGCGCGACGTCGACCCGTACCTGAGCCAGGTCTGCACCCGTGTCGAGTGGCTGTGCCCACCGGGGGCCACCGGTGGCGTGTGCCCGCGCGACGTCGACCCCTGGTACAGCCAGGTGTGCTCCGCGCCCGACTGGCCCGACGCGGCCTGTCTGCCGGTCAGCGAGGAGGCCTGCCCCAAGGAGGGTGACCCGTGCGGACGCCGTCGTCACCCGGGCGGCCCGCGCGGCGGCCGGGGCGCCTGGCGCGCCTACGACCCCTACGGCTACGACCCGTACGGGCGCCGGTACGGCTGCTGAGGCGGCGCCGTGGAGACGGAGCGACACGGGTACCACCACCCCCGGTACGCCCCCGGCGGGCCGGGCCACCCGCCCGGACCACCGCCGGATCCGCGGGAGCGTCCCGCCGCGGGGCCGGGCGACCGGGCGGCCGGCGGGCCGGGGGAGGACCGGGGCGACGGCTTCGACCCGCTCGCCGTCCTGGTCGCCGCCGACCTGCTGGACGAGCCCGCCGCGCCCGCGGTGCGCCGGGTCGACGACATCTCCCGCTCGCACCGCGTGCACCGGGTGGTGCTGCGCGACGGCCGCGCCTACGTCGTCAAACGCCTCGGTGGACCGGCGAGGGAGCCCGGCCGGGAGCTGGACGCCGAGCTGTACGTCTACCGGATGGCCTCCTGGTTGCCCGGGGTGTCGGCGGCCGTGCCGGAACCGGTGATGATCGACGAGCTGGGGCAGGTGCTCGTCCTCCCCGCGGCCCCGCCCCACCAGGTGTTCCCCGCCTGCCTCGGCTCCCGCCGGCTGCCACCCCCGGTGGCGGCCGGGGCCCTCGGGCGCGCGGCGGCCGGCTGGCACCACGCCACCGAGGGGATCCACCTGCCGCGACCGGCCTCCCGGGGCCCGCTGGGCCTGCCCCGCACCCCGCCGTCGGCCTGGCTGGTCGGCGGGGCCGCGGCCCGGGCCCTGGCCCTGGGGGTGGTGGCCGCGCCCGATCTCGGCGCGGCGCTGGAGGAGGGAGCCCGGCTGTGGGCGCCGCGCTGCCTCGTCCACGCGGACCTGATGTGGGATAACTGCCTGGTGGACGCCGCGGCGCCGCCCCGGGTGCGGGTCATCGACTGGGAGCTGTCCGGGTACGGCGACCCGGCGTGGGACGTCGGCTGCGTCGTCGCCGAGCAGGTCTCGCTCGCCGTCCGCGCCCAGGAACACGCCCTCCGGAGCCGCGACCCCCGTGCCCGGCAGTCCGGCCCCACCGCCGACATCCTCGCCGACCGCCCGCGACTGCTGGGCGGTCTGCCGGCCGCCGCGGCCCCCGCCGTGGCGGCGTTCGCGGCCGGATACGCCGCGGCGCTCCCCGCCCGGCCGGAGCCCGACTTCTGGTACCGCGCCGTGCTCTACGCCGTGGCCCGGCTGGTCTACTTCGCCATCGGCGGTGCCCGCTGGGAGGACGCGGAGGACTGCCCGTTCGCCGTGGCGCACCTGTCCGCCGCCCGACAGCTGCACACCACCCGGATCCGCACCGCGGACGCGCTCCGCAGGAAGGCGACCCGATGACGCCGACCGACCCGGCCCCGACGGCACGGCGCACGGCGGGCGACGCGGTGCCCAGGGAGGTCCGGCGCGACCTCGCCCGCGTCCACCCCCTCGGCACGCCCGACGGCGACGTGATCCGCTTCGCGGGCGTGCCGCTGACCGCTCCCGCCGGCCCCGCGAGGGCCGCCGTCCGCGGCGCCCCAGGTCCCGTGCCCCCGGACGACCCGGCCCGGCGCGAACTCGCCTACGCCCTCTACCGGTCCTGGTACCTGCGCCCGCCCGGCTCCCCACCCGGTGTGCCCGGCGCGCCCGGCGCGACGGCCGCCGACCCGCGCACCGACCTGGTCCCGCTGCTGCGCGCCGCGCACGCCGGCGCCGAACGCCTGGAGGAGGGCTGGGTGGTGGTCGCCACCGCGCCGGACGGCAGCTGCCAGGTCACCCGGGACGGCCGGTGGCGGACGGTGCGGCCCGGGGACTACGTCTCCATCCCGCGCCCCGGCGTCCCGGTGGCCCCGGGCGAGGTCGTCGCCGTCCGCGCCCGGGACGACTGGGGGAGCGCCGACGACGAGTTCTGGTGCACCGCCGACCCCGCCGGCGGCCCCGCGCCGCCCCTCGGCCGCGCCTACCTCCACGTGCGCCCCGACTCCGTCGGGCCGGTGCTCCACGGGATCACCGCCGCGCTCGCCGCCACGGGCCTGCGCTACGCGCTGAAGTGCCCGCGCGACGCCCGGGCCTACGACCGGGTGGACACCCTCGTGGTGTACCACGCCAGGGACGACGCCCGCCGGGTGCGCGCCGCGCTGGAGGCCCTCCACCCCGCCCTGGTCGGCCAGGCGCTGCTGCGGGACGCGACCCCTCCGCTGGCCCGCCGGGTGGGGCCGGGCCTGGCCTACGCGGACGACCCCGAAGGCCGTCCCAGCTTCGGGGAGCACCGCTGCGCCGCCCTCGTCCCCGGCCTGCTCGCCGCCGCCGCGGCGGGCGTCTTCCACGGCCGCGCCGGCGACCGCGACCGGCGCCGGGACCTCCTGGTCGACCACCTCCTCGCGGCGCTGCGCGCGGCCGGCGTCGACCCGGAACGCCCCTGGCGGGAGCCCCGCCGCCGGCACCCGGCCACCGGGACCACCGGGACCACCGGAACCACCGCCGGAGGGGCCGGCGAGGGAGCGGGTGAACCATGACCGATCCGGACTTCGCCGCCACCGCCCTGCGGATCGCCCGGGACCTCGCCGAGGCCGCGGCGCCCGCCCCGGGGGGCGTCCACTGGAGCGGCCCCCGGTACCTGGCCACGGTGCCCCCGCCGCACATCGCGCACGCCGACCTCGGCCCAGGCGTCTACGCCGGGGCGGCGGGCATCTCGCTCTTCCTCGCCTGCGCCGCCCCCCTGGACCGCACCGGGCAGGTGGGTCGGACGGCCCACCTGGGAGCTAGGTGGGCCCTGCGCTCCGCCGGCGACCTGACCCGCGCCGGACGGCACGGCCTGCTCGATGGAGCCGTCGGCGTGGCGCTCGGCGCCGCCCTGACCGGCCACGCCCTGGGGGACGGCACCCTGGTGACCGCCGCGCGGCGGATCGTGCACGGCGTCGCCGACGGCACCCCGCCGGGGGCGCCGCCGACCGGCCCGGACGTGGTCAGCGGCGGCAGCGGGACACTGCTGGGGCTCCTCGCCGCCGGTGACCTGCTGGACGAGGAGACCCGCGAACGGCTGCGGCGCGTCGTCGTCCCCGCCGCCCACGGGCTCGCCGACACCTCCCGGCCGCGGGCCTGGGGCCGCTCCTGGGGCGACCGCGCCTGGGCGGTCGACCTGCTGGGACTGGCCCACGGCGCCTCCGGCGTGGCGCTCGCCCTCACCGAGGTCGGGACGCCGGCCGGCGACGCGCGACTGGCCGCCGTGGCCCGCGACGCCGTGCGCTACGAGAACGGCTGGTTCTCGCCGGAGCGGTCCGCCTGGCCCGACCTGCGCGACCCCGACCCAGGCCCCGCCGACCCCGACCCCGCCCCGGACCCGGGGGCCGAGGCCGGCCCGGACGCCGACTCCGAGCCGGCGGAGCAGGGGGCGGGGCAGGCGGCCCCCCGCCCCCGGCCGTGGCCGGCCTGGCCCAGCTACTGGTGCCACGGCGCCCTCGGCATCGGCCTCGCCCGACTGCGCCTGTTCCAGCTCACCGGCGACCGGAGCCTGCTGCCGGACATCAGCGCCGCGGCGCAGGCCGCCCGCGACGTGGTGGTCCGGGCGGGCACCGACTTCCGCTCCGGCGGCACCCCGGACGCCTCCCTGTGCCACGGCCTCACCGGGACGGCCGAGCTCTTCCTCACCGCCGGGCAAGTGCTGCGCGTCCCCGAGCACACCCGCGCCGCCACCCAGGTGGGACGGCTGCTGCTGGACCTGGCCCGGCGCGACGACGGCCGGTGGCGCTGCGGCATGCCGGTGCCGGACCAGTCGCCGAGCCTCTTCCTCGGCCTGGCCGGCATCGGACTGACCCTGCTGCGCCTGCACGACCCGCGGTCCGCGCCCAGCCTGGCCCTTCCGGGGCCGGGCGGCGGCTGGGCGGAGTGGCTCACGGCCCGCCGGACTCCGGTCCCTGCGTGAACCTCCAGGCGTCGGGCTCCGCGTCGGCCACGCCCGCGACGCCCCGCGCCGCCGCGACGGCACCGGCTCCGGAGCCCTCGGGGAACAGCGCCACCAGCACCCCCGGCAGCGCCTCCCGGGGCGGCAGCACCTCCAGCGCCCCGGCTCGCCGCAGCCCTTCGGCCACCGCCGTCCAGTCCGCGCCGGACTCCAGCGTGACGATGACGCGCACGGACATCGCGTCGCCTCCCAACCTCGCATCCCGGCGGGCCGCGGACGGCCGACCTCCGCGGCGCCGTCCGTGATCCCATTCTCGCCGGCGTCCTCCGGCGCGGCGCGCCGCGACCGCGCCGGGATCCGACGCCCCGCGCACGCGCCCGGCAGACCACCGCCCGCCGGACCGGCACGGCGGGGCCGGAGCGTTGCGATGCGACAACAGTTGGTCGCCCAGGGCGAAAAAGGTTGGTCGATCGGCCGTTCGGGCCTGAATGATCTGCGGACGTCGTTCCCTCGCGGGGAGGGAACGCCCCCCGCACGACGACCACCGGGAGCGCTTACACGATGGATCGGATCAACGACGTACTCGGGGACGTCTCCAGCTTCGTCTGGGGTCCCTGGCTGCTGATACCCCTGCTGTTGCTGACCGGGCTCTACCTCACCGTGATGCTGCGCGGACTCCAGTTCCGCCAGCTCGGTCCCTCCCTCTACCTGGCGCTGATCAAGCGGAAGGAGAGCGGCACGGCCGAGGGGGACGTCTCCCACTTCCAGGCGCTGACCACCGCACTGGCCGCCACCATCGGCGTCGGCAACATCGCCGGCGTGGGCACCGCCATCTACCTCGGCGGCCCCGGGGCGCTGTTCTGGATGTGGATCACCGGCCTGCTCGGCATGGCGACCAAGTACTCCGAGGCGTTCCTCGGCGTGCGGTTCCGCCGCAAGGACGCCAACGGCCAGATGAGCGGCGGCCCGATGTACTACCTGACCGACGGGGTCGGCGGCCGCTTCGGCCGGGCGCTCGGCATCTTCTTCGCCGTGGCCGGCGCCGTCGCCGCCTTCGGCATCGGCAACGGCACGCAGTCCAACACGGTGGCCGTGGCGATCGACGACCAGTGGGGCGTGCCCACCTGGATCTCCGGGCTGGTGATGACGGTCGCCGCGGCGGCCGTGGTGCTCGGCGGCATCCAGAGCATCGGCCGGGTCAGCTCGGCGTTCGTCCCGGTGATGGCCGTCCTCTACATCGCGGGCGGGCTCGCGGTGCTCGCCGTCAACGTCACCGAGCTGCCGGCCGCCCTCGCCCTGATCGTCTCCGACGCCTTCACCGGCACCTCCGCCGTCGGCGGCTTCGCCGGCGCCGCGGTGCTCTCCGCCATCCGCTACGGCGTGGCGCGCGGCATCTTCTCCAACGAGTCCGGCCTCGGCACCGGCGGCATCGCGGCGGCGGCCGCGCAGAGCGCCCACCCCACCCGGCAGGCGCTGGTGTCGATGACCCAGACCTTCCTGGACACCCTGGTGGTGGTCTCCTTCACCGGCCTCGCCGTCATCGTCACGGGAGCCTGGAAGGCCGAGGACGTGGCCGAGGGCGCCCCCATGACCATCGCCGCGTTCCAGTCGGCGCTCGGCGACTGGGCGGGCGACCTGGTGGTCATCAGCATCATCCTGTTCGCCTTCTCCACCATCCTCGGGTGGGGCTACTACGGTGAGCGCTGCATGGAGCGGCTGTTCGGCGTGCGCGCGATCATGCCCTACCGGGTGGTGTTCGTCGCCGTGGTGATGGTCGGCGCGACGACCGACCTGGCGACCGTCTGGCTCTTCTCCGACATCGCCAACGGCCTGATGGCACTGCCGAACCTGATCGGTCTGCTGGTGCTGGCACCGCTGGTCGTGCGGGAGACCCGGGAGTACTTCGCCGACCCGGAGACGGCGCTGCGCAAGGCCGCCGAGCGTTCCGCCGCGCAGCCCCCCGGCTCCCGCTAGCCGGGCGCCCCGTCCGCCCCGGGCTCCGCCAGCATGCCGGTGAGCAACTCGGTCAGGCTGACGGTCAGCTCCCGCTCCGTCGGCGTCGGCACGGCCGTGCCGCCGGCGACGGTGTGGAAGAGGACGCCCTGCACGTAGGCGAGCAGCGACCAGCCGTGCCGCTCCGGGGCGCGGGAGCCCAGGGCGCGGACGATCTCCACCGCCTGCCGCCGGAACTCCGCCCCCGCGGCGGTGTACAGCGGGGCGAGTTCCGGGCGGCGCACCGCCTCCAGGGCCAGTTCGAACCGGACCGCGGTGCGGGCGCGCTCCGTGGTGACGGCCTGACGCAGGTGCGCCGCCAGCAGCGCCGCCACCTCGGCCGGCTCGGGCGGGCCGGCCGGGGCGGCGGCGCCCGCGTCGGGTGGCTCGGACAGCGCGCGGTCCAGCAGCGGCGTGATCTCCCCCCGCTCCCGCTCCGCGATGTGGCGCAGGGTCAGCTCCAGCAGCGCCCGCCTGCTGCGGGCGACGTTGGAGGTGGAGCCGACGGGCAGGCCGGCCGCGGCGTCCACCGCCCGGTGGGTCAGGCCGCGCGGGCCGTGCTCGGCCAGGACGGCGCAGGAAGCCTCCGCGATCCGGCGGGCGCGCGGCGAGAGCGGGGGAGGGGAGCCGATGGCCATGCCCCCACCCTACCCGGGCGCGACTACGGGTGTAGTCTCACTACATCCGTAGTGAGCCCGGCGCGTGGCCGCGACCCGTTCGCCGCCACCCGGCAGGAAGGCCACCTCCATGTCGCACCCCCACGCCATCGTCGTCGGCGCCGGAATCGGCGGGCTCACCGCCGCCCGCGCGCTGCGCCGCTCCGGCTGGACCGTCCGGATCCTCGACCGCGGCGACGCCCTCGCCCCGACCGGCGCCGGGATGGCCGTGGCCCCCAACGCCCTGCGCGCCCTGGAGGTGATCGACGCCGCCGAACCGGTCCGCCGGCTGGCCGCCATGCAGGGCGCCGCCGGGATCCGGGACCCACGCGGCCGCTGGCTGAACCGCTCCGACGTCGCCACCGCCGAACGCGCCTTCGGCGGCCCCATCGTCGTCACCCTGCGGCACCAGCTCGTCCGGATCCTCAGCGAGGGCATCCCCGCCGCCGACCTGCGCACCCACACACCGGTCAGCGGCGTCGAACCGGGCGGCCCGGACGCCCCCGCCGCCGTCACCACCGGCGCGGGGGAACGCTTCGAGGCCGACCTCGTGGTCGTCGCCGACGGCGTGCGCTCCCGGCTGCGCACCGCCCTGTTCCCGGAGCACCCCGGCGCCCGCCACAGCGGCGTCACCACCTGGCGCGCCGTGCTGCCCGCCCCGCCCACCCCCGCGGAACCGGCCGAGACCTGGGGCGACGGCCGGGTGGTCGGCCTGATGCCGCTCGCCGACGGGCGGACCTACTTCTACGCGGCCGAACGGGCTCCCGAGGGCCGCCGGCACCCCGACGAACGCGCCTACCTGCTCTCCCGCTTCGGCCACTGGCACGCCCCGATCGGCGACCTGCTCGCCGCGGCCGCACCCGAGGACTTCCTGCACCACGACGTGCCCGAGATGCTCGATCCGCTGCCCGCCCTGCACCGCGGCCGCGCGGTCGTCCTCGGCGACGCCGCCCACGCCATGACGCCGCACGTCGGCCAGGGCGGCTGCCAGGCGATCGAGGACGCGGTCACCCTCGCCCTGCTGCTCGACGGCGCCACCCCGGCCGACGTCCCCGCACGCCTGCCGCACTACACCGCCGCCCGCGCCGCGCGCACCGCCGCCCTGGTGCGCCGCTCGCACAACGCCGCCCGGCTGGCCCACGCCACCGGCCCGGTCGCCGTCCTGCGCCCGGCGCTGCTGCGGCTGACCGGCCTGCTGCCGACCTCCGTCCTCGCCCGGCAGTTCGCCCCGGTCTTCTCCTGGCGCCCGCCGGCCCCGGGCGTCCCGGCGGTCCCGGGCGGCGCCGCCCGGCCGGCGCGGGAGGTGTGACCCGCTCCCACCCGGGAACCCGGGACACGTGGACCCCGTCACCGCGCTCAACCGCATCGCCTACCTGCTGGAACGCGAACAGGCGCCCACCTACCGGGTGCGCGCCTTCCGCACCGGCGCGGCCGTCGTCGCCGCCCTGGACCCCACGGAACTGCGGCAGCGGCTGCGCGCCGGCACCCTCACCGCGCTCCCCGGCATCGGCCCGGTCACCGCGGCCGTCGTCCAACAGGCCGCCGCCGACCAGACCCCCGACTACCTGGCCAAACTGGAGGACCAGGCCCCGCGCCGGCTCCCGGCCGCCGCCGAGCGGCTGTGCCGGGCGCTGCGCGGCGACTGCCACACGCACTCCACCTGGTCGGACGGCGGCAGCCCGATCGACGAGATGGCCCTGGCCGCCCGCGACCTCGGACACGAGTGGATGGTCCTCACCGACCACTCACCCCGGCTGCGGGTCGCCCGGGGGCTGGAACCGGACCGGCTGCGCGAACAACTCGACGTGGTGGCCGACCTGAACCCCCGGCTGCGCCCCTTCCGACTCCTCACCGGCATCGAGTGCGACATCCTGGAGGACGGCTCCCTCGACCAGGATCCCGAACTGCTCGACCGCCTCGACGTCGTCGTCGCCTCCGCGCACTCCAAGCTCGCCATGGAACCCGCCGCGATGACCCGCCGGCTGGTGCGCGCCGTGCGCGATCCGCTGGTCGACGTCCTCGGGCACTGCACCGGACGGCTGGTCGGCGGGCGCGGCCGGAAGCCCTCCCGCTTCGACGCGGACGCCGTCTTCGCCGCCTGCCGGGAGGCCGGCACCGCCGTGGAGGTCAACTGCCGCCCGGAGCGCCTCGACCCGCCCCGCGACCTGCTGCGCCGGGCCGTCGACGCCGGCGTGCTGTTCGCCATCGACACCGACGCCCACGCGCCCGGGCAACTGGAGTGGCAGCACCACGGCTGCGTCAGGGCGGCCGAGTGCGGGGTCCCGGCGGAGCGGGTGATCAACACCTGGAGCGCCGAGCGGCTGCTGGAGTGGGCCGGCGCCCGGCGCGCCGCCCGCCGCTGACCAGGCACGGACGGGCGCGGGGCGGGTGCCGGGCTACTCCCCGACCCTCCCGTCGATCCGCTCCCGCAGCAGGTCGGCGTGGCCGTTGTGCCGGGCGTACTCCTCGATCATGTGGACCAGGAT
Coding sequences:
- a CDS encoding FAD-dependent monooxygenase, whose translation is MSHPHAIVVGAGIGGLTAARALRRSGWTVRILDRGDALAPTGAGMAVAPNALRALEVIDAAEPVRRLAAMQGAAGIRDPRGRWLNRSDVATAERAFGGPIVVTLRHQLVRILSEGIPAADLRTHTPVSGVEPGGPDAPAAVTTGAGERFEADLVVVADGVRSRLRTALFPEHPGARHSGVTTWRAVLPAPPTPAEPAETWGDGRVVGLMPLADGRTYFYAAERAPEGRRHPDERAYLLSRFGHWHAPIGDLLAAAAPEDFLHHDVPEMLDPLPALHRGRAVVLGDAAHAMTPHVGQGGCQAIEDAVTLALLLDGATPADVPARLPHYTAARAARTAALVRRSHNAARLAHATGPVAVLRPALLRLTGLLPTSVLARQFAPVFSWRPPAPGVPAVPGGAARPAREV
- a CDS encoding PHP domain-containing protein — translated: MDPVTALNRIAYLLEREQAPTYRVRAFRTGAAVVAALDPTELRQRLRAGTLTALPGIGPVTAAVVQQAAADQTPDYLAKLEDQAPRRLPAAAERLCRALRGDCHTHSTWSDGGSPIDEMALAARDLGHEWMVLTDHSPRLRVARGLEPDRLREQLDVVADLNPRLRPFRLLTGIECDILEDGSLDQDPELLDRLDVVVASAHSKLAMEPAAMTRRLVRAVRDPLVDVLGHCTGRLVGGRGRKPSRFDADAVFAACREAGTAVEVNCRPERLDPPRDLLRRAVDAGVLFAIDTDAHAPGQLEWQHHGCVRAAECGVPAERVINTWSAERLLEWAGARRAARR
- a CDS encoding TetR/AcrR family transcriptional regulator — translated: MAIGSPPPLSPRARRIAEASCAVLAEHGPRGLTHRAVDAAAGLPVGSTSNVARSRRALLELTLRHIAERERGEITPLLDRALSEPPDAGAAAPAGPPEPAEVAALLAAHLRQAVTTERARTAVRFELALEAVRRPELAPLYTAAGAEFRRQAVEIVRALGSRAPERHGWSLLAYVQGVLFHTVAGGTAVPTPTERELTVSLTELLTGMLAEPGADGAPG
- a CDS encoding alanine/glycine:cation symporter family protein, translated to MDRINDVLGDVSSFVWGPWLLIPLLLLTGLYLTVMLRGLQFRQLGPSLYLALIKRKESGTAEGDVSHFQALTTALAATIGVGNIAGVGTAIYLGGPGALFWMWITGLLGMATKYSEAFLGVRFRRKDANGQMSGGPMYYLTDGVGGRFGRALGIFFAVAGAVAAFGIGNGTQSNTVAVAIDDQWGVPTWISGLVMTVAAAAVVLGGIQSIGRVSSAFVPVMAVLYIAGGLAVLAVNVTELPAALALIVSDAFTGTSAVGGFAGAAVLSAIRYGVARGIFSNESGLGTGGIAAAAAQSAHPTRQALVSMTQTFLDTLVVVSFTGLAVIVTGAWKAEDVAEGAPMTIAAFQSALGDWAGDLVVISIILFAFSTILGWGYYGERCMERLFGVRAIMPYRVVFVAVVMVGATTDLATVWLFSDIANGLMALPNLIGLLVLAPLVVRETREYFADPETALRKAAERSAAQPPGSR
- a CDS encoding lanthionine synthetase LanC family protein — translated: MTDPDFAATALRIARDLAEAAAPAPGGVHWSGPRYLATVPPPHIAHADLGPGVYAGAAGISLFLACAAPLDRTGQVGRTAHLGARWALRSAGDLTRAGRHGLLDGAVGVALGAALTGHALGDGTLVTAARRIVHGVADGTPPGAPPTGPDVVSGGSGTLLGLLAAGDLLDEETRERLRRVVVPAAHGLADTSRPRAWGRSWGDRAWAVDLLGLAHGASGVALALTEVGTPAGDARLAAVARDAVRYENGWFSPERSAWPDLRDPDPGPADPDPAPDPGAEAGPDADSEPAEQGAGQAAPRPRPWPAWPSYWCHGALGIGLARLRLFQLTGDRSLLPDISAAAQAARDVVVRAGTDFRSGGTPDASLCHGLTGTAELFLTAGQVLRVPEHTRAATQVGRLLLDLARRDDGRWRCGMPVPDQSPSLFLGLAGIGLTLLRLHDPRSAPSLALPGPGGGWAEWLTARRTPVPA